The Chitinivorax sp. B region ATTGCGGACCCGAACGCCCGCTTGGCGTTAGGCCCTGTGATACGTGGATACACCACATTGCTGAACGACCGTAGCTTCATCGGACCAGCACTGGCGAGCAGCCTGGCGCAAAGCGGAATGTTTGCCTATATCACGGGTTCGCCTTTTGTATTCATCGAGCTTTACCACATTCCTGCGGAATCCTACGGCTGGGTATTTGGTACCAATGCACTAGGATTGATCATTGCCTCACAGCTCAACGCTCGCTTGCTTGGTCGTTTCAGTACTGAACAGTTATTGTCCTTTGCCTGCAACAGTACTGCCGTGCTTGGCGTGGCACTGGGCGCAGCAGCAGCACTACAGCTGGGCGGGCTGATCGGCATTTTGCTACCCTTGTTCGGTTATGTTGCCAGCCTGGGCTTCATTGGACCGAACGCCACCGCAATCGCACTCAAGCATCAAGCCCATCGTGCCGGTGCAGCATCCGCATTGCTGGGAACTGTTCAGTTTGGCATCGCAACGGTAGCGGGTGGCGCAGTCGGCTTGTTCCATGACGGCACAGCACGAACTATGGCTTTTACCATTGCCGTATGCGGGGTGTTATCTGCATTGTGTCATTGGGTCAGCCAACCACCGAAAGCGCAAGATCGCACGGAGAGGTAACAAGCCTGTTGACATGCACACCGTACCGGGAACCGGTTGATATGCAATTGCCGTTTGCGCTGGCATATCAATCCATTCCCGGATCAGCTTGTTTCCGGAGAAATAACCCTTTTAATCAGTCAAACATCGTAGTAGTCAACGGCCATAGCAAGACTGAGGTGGCCAGAGCACAAAGGTTGCCTTGCCTGGCAATCACGCATTACCAAATCAATATTTCCAGACACAGCACAACTATACTGATAACAGAACAGCCGTTGCCCGACAGGAAACATGCCACTCAGGCCAACTACCGGTCTACGCAAGCTGAAATCGATGCTCAGGGTTGACGGACCATGGCCAATGCCATCTACAACCCGACGTTTCAAGCCATGGATTTTGTGAGGATATGATGATTACCCTCCTTCGAATTGCCATTCTGCTATTGGCCATGGTAGTGCCCTCTGCCTGGGGCCAGTTTGTCGAACTCCATGTCGGATATGAAGACAAGGATAATTACGATCACACGGGTACAGGTGCGGTAGTGCCCGAACACCCTGGTGTCATGGTCGAACTGGTTCGCATGTTGCCCAGCAAGCTCACGAATCTCCGCGTCGTCTTTTCCAGAAAGCCCTGGGCACGATGCCTGGCAGAGCTGGAGGTGGGGGCCGTTGACGGTATTTTCTCCAGCAGTTTCAAGCTTGACCGTATGAAAATCGGTGTTTACCCAATGCGAGATGGCAAGGACGATCCTCGCTTCCGTATCGACACCAAGACCTACAGTCTGTACAAGCTTGTCAACTCGCCACTGCACTGGGATGGCAACAACTTTGCCAATCTATCCCAAGGGTTGATCGCCCTACGCGGTTATGCGATTGTCGACGATTTGAAAAAAATGGGTATTACTGTCAATGAGGTCAACAATGCAGAGGATGCCTTCAGAATGCTGCTGGCAGGTAGAGCAGATGGTTTTGCACACCTGACCGACTTTGGCGACTATTCACTGAGAATGAACGGCGAGTTCGATAACATTATGAAGATTACCCCGCCCATCATTACACGGGACTATTACCTGCAAATCAGTCACCAATTTCATGCCAAGCATCCACAACTCGTTCCCAAAATATGGCAAGCCTTGGCAGAAATCCGCCAGGCAGAGTCAGAGCGCCTAGTGTCGAAATACTTGAAGTTATATTCTCAATAGCCGAAGGCTAATTGAGGGGAAGGCAATATACCGTTGCCTTGATTGGTCTTCCCGCCTTGGCCTGCGCCCCGCCAGACTGCTGGCAACATCTCTCATTCATCCTGATACCGCTACATCAAGCCCATAACGCTTGGTACACACCGTGCTGACTGCAAATTCTCGTTTCAGGACACTTGGTTATTTTATTGATCGGTGATCGCATATATTGTTATTGAGAACGGTTCTTGTTATATTATAAGAATGAATCGCAATCCAAATCTCGTTCCTGGCAGCATGGCCATCGCCCTGCATGTGGCGGTGATCGGCGCACTTGTAATAGCCCGTCCGGCGGCAGATCGCCCGCCCCGGTTGGATTATGTGGAAATGATCAACACAGCGGTCCTGGCACCAGACCAACCGCCAGCGCCGCGACCACCGGCGCCCAAGGTTGAGCCAACGCCCGTCAAACCACAACCAGTAAAGCAGGTGGCTCAACATCGGCCGGTCGCGCCCACGGTGTCAGCCCAGCCCGATGCACCAACAATCCATAGCCCTGCAGAACCAGTTCGCGATACTTCGTCAGCACCGGTTCAAGTTGCCAGCAGTGCGCCACCAGCTCAAATCGAGCGCCCTGCCCCCCCGATTGAAACACAACCTGTATTCTCTGCTGCATATCTGTCCAACCCCAAGCCAGTCTACCCGCCGCTATCGATGGAGCTGCAGGAGCAAGGCACCGTGATGGTACGCGCACAGGTTAGTGAAAAAGGATTGCCAATCGTCGTTGAAGTCAGTAGTAGCTCCGGTTTCCCGAGATTGGATCGAGCCGCACTCGAAGCCGTCAAGCGCTGGCGATTTGTACCCGCCAAACGCGGTGATGATCCAATTGTCGGCAGTGTCATCATTCCGCTCAATTTCAATCTGTTACAAGCATAAAGGCTGTTTCACATGGATTTGTCCCTGGTTTTCAAACAGGGTGATGGTGTTCTCATCACAGTATTTTTGATGTTGCTGGTCATGTCGGTCATCAGTTGGTGCCTGATTCTGGCAAGGGGTGCATTGTTGTGGCGTATCCGTCGGGCCAATCGTGAAGTACAGCAGCGATTCTGGCAGGCAGATAGCTGGCAGGCTGCCAATCAGTTGATTGAACAGTCGTCTTCCCCATTGGCTGCATTGGCCCGGGCCGCACATGATGGGTTGGCTCATCACCGCAAACATGCCGGCCAGTCGCTTGGCAAAGCGGTCACGCTGGATGACTATCTGGTACGCACCTTGCGCAATCAACTGGCGCAACAAAATGGTCGGCTCGAACGTGGCTTGACCTGGTTGGCCACAGTGGGTTCCACCGCACCATTCATCGGCCTGTTCGGTACGGTTTGGGGAATCTATCACGCACTGGTAGGTATTGCTTCTGCGGGTCAAGCTTCGATTGGCACCGTGGCAGGCCCCATTGGCGAAGCACTGGTCGCGACAGCAGCCGGTCTGGCTGCAGCAATCCCCGCAGTGGTGGCTTACAACACGTTTGTTCGTTTGAACCGGGTATTGGCACAAGAGATGGATGGCTTTGCACATGATCTGCATGCTCACCTGCTGACGGAGACCCATGATGGCGTTCGGTAGTTTCGACCGGGGCGATGCGGCCCCAATGGCGGAGATCAATACCACCCCTTTGGTGGATGTGATGCTCGTGCTGCTGGTGGTCTTCATCATCACCGCCCCGATGCTGACCAACGCCATCAATGTCCAGCTTCCCAAGGCCAGCGCTGCCGATCACAAGGACACACCTGAGGCGATCCGGTTGGCAGTGGACGCCAATGGCAAATACTTCTGGAATGATCAACCGGTTGAAGCAGCTCAACTGGCCCCGCGCTTTGCCGCTGCAGTTGCCAGCAATCCGAAGATTGAGCTGCACATGCGGGCCGACGAAAACGCCCGTTACGATGCCGTTGCCAAAGCCATGGCAGCAGCCCAACAGCATGGTGTCGGCAAGATCGGTTTTGTTACCGAAGCACCGGTCAATTAAGTCTGATACGCCATTGAATACCTGCCGGTGACTCTGCCGGCAGATTGCTTTCCTGTCTTACTGTCGAAGTTGAACATATCACTGGTTGATCCGCCTGTTCATCCAATCAACCAGTCGAAATAAGCAGATTGACCACATAACATAATGAGATACGCATGAGAGAAATACACAAAAAGCATTCTGCTGTCCGCCATATGGCCAAGTTGCCATTAGGTGCCACCTTGGCCGGCCTGATCGTCACGGCACCTGCATTCGCAGAAACCTCTCAGCCTAAAGACACGGTATTGGCACCTGTCAATGTCGATGCCAAGCTGGCGGATCCGGCAGCACCTTCGGACAAATCCTACAACAAAGCCACCACAACCGTGGGCAAAATGCCAACGGCCAAACGCGACATACCGCAAAGTGAAACCACCATTACCCAGAGACTGATTGCCGATCAGGGTGATGCCACGCTGAAGGAAGCAATGCGTAACGTGCCTGGTTTGACTTTCAATGCAGGCGAAGGTGGCCGTACTGGCGACAACATCACACTACGCGGCTTTTCGGCAGCAACCGACATTTACCTGGATGGTGTTCGCGACATTGGCCAATACAATCGTGACCTGTTCGATGTAGATCGTGTCGAAGCACTATTCGGCCCCTCCTCGATGCTGTTCGGCAAAGGCTCGACAGGTGGCTTGGTCAATCAGGTAAGCAAGCACCCGTTTGCCGGTAATCGCACCGAGGTTTCCGGAACTGTCGGCACCAACCGCTACCAACGCGCAACCATTGATGCCAACAAAATGGTGGGTAATGCATCCGCCTTGCGTGTGAATGCCATGGTTCAAAAAGCCGATGGCGACCGTGACGGCACCGAGCAGAACCGTTGGGGTATTGCGCCTTCACTGCGTCTAGGTATTGGTGAGCCCACCGAGCTGATTCTTTCCTATTACCATCTGACCGAAGACAACGTGCCCGATTACGGCGTGCCTTATTACCAAGGGCAGCCGATCGATGTCCCGCTCAGCCGTTTCTATGGCCTGGCCAACTGGGACTACGAAAAGAACAAGGCTGACATTGGCACAGCCATCGTCCAGCACAAGCTCACATCAGCCGTTACCTTGCGCAATACCCTGCGCTATGGCAAATACCATCGCGATGTCTGGCCGACCGCACCTCGCCTCAATTTGGCCAGCACAGGCGGTGTACTGACTGACAACACTGTAATCAACCGCAATCGCCCTGGCCGTGAAGGTACCGAGAAAATTCTGTCGAACCAGTTTGACGTGACTGCAGAGTTTCGCACTGGCGACATCAAGCACCAGGTACTGGCCGGCCTGGATTACACCAGCGAAAAATCCACCACCTATCGCTGGAGCCAGAAAGGCGGTGCCGCACCAACCACGGTAGGTAACCCAGACCCTCTGCCAACCATCGATGCCCCGGAAAAGGTACCGGGTACCGATGTGAACTTCGATTCGAATGTCATCGGTATCTACGCTCAAGACATGATTGAGCTGACCTACCAATGGAAAGTACTGGCAGGCTTACGTTGGGATCGTTTCAAGGGTGATTACACCACCAAAACATTTGATGTCGGCTCCAGCAGCTGGAGCAGCGTCCAGACTGCCCGTACCGACCGCATCGCCAGCTACCGTACCGGTGTGATCTACCAACCGAATGCACAGCAAAGCTATTACGCCACTTTTGGCACTTCATTCAATCCATCCGGCGAAGCCTATGCACTGGACCCACGAGGCGCCAACACCCCGCCTGAAAAGAACCGCAACATTGAGATCGGCAGCAAGTTCGACCTGCTGGATGGTGACCTGAGTCTGCGTGCCGCATTGTTCCGTATCGTGAAGACCCACGAACGCAACACCGACCCGTTGAAAACCGATGTCTATCTGCTTTCCGGTAAACGCCATACCGATGGTATCGAGCTGGGTGTTGCCGGCCGATTGACCGAAAAGTGGGAAGCATTTGGTAACGTCACCCTGATGAAGTCGAAGATCGACAACCATATTGACCCGGCCATCCAAGGCCGTGAAGCAGCCAACACCCCGCGTTACACCGTTGGCGGCTGGACCACTTACGCCCTGGGCGCTGGCTGGAAAGTCGGTGGTGGCTTCGATGCCAAAGGCAAACGCTACACCGGTACCAACAACACGACATCGCTGCCAGCTTACATTCGCTGGGATGCCATGCTGGCTTACGACCAACGCGATTACACCGTGCAGGTCAACGCCACCAACCTGACTGACAAAAAGTACTATGAAGGCCTGTATGGCGGTCATACCACCACAGGCCCAGGCCGTGGTGTACAGTTGACCGGTACCTACCGCTTCAACTAATACAATCGACCCGACTGCAAGCGGGTTGAATGTGCCAACCAAAGCCAACGTACCTGCGTTGGCTTTGGTTTTACAATATATCAGCATTCTTGCGACACCTTTTCAGCCCCATCGCCCCTAATGACAGGACTCCCCCATGTTGTTGCATGTCCCCAACGTTCTGGATACCGACACCGTTACACACTGCCGCCAGCGACTCACTCAAGGTGATTGGCGTGATGGCCGCATCACGGCTGGTAGCCAATCAGCCCAGGTAAAACGCAATCAGCAGTTGCCCGATAACGACGCAGCAGCACTTGAGGTAGGCAAGATCATACTGACCGCACTGGAAAACAATGCCTTGTTCTTTTCGGCAGCACTACCCAAACGTATCTTCCCACCACTATTCAATCGTTATCAGGGTGGTATGGATTTCGGAAACCATGTCGACAATGCCGTCCGTACCATTGCCAGCACCGGTGAACGCATCCGGACCGATCTGTCCTGCACGCTGTTTCTGGCGGAACCGAACGAGTACGAAGGTGGCGAACTGGTTATTGAAGACACCTATGGCTTGCACTCAGTCAAGCTACCCGCGGGCGACCTGATCCTTTATCCATCGACCAGCCTGCACCGGGTCGAACCTGTCACACAAGGTGCCCGACTGGCTTCGTTCTTCTGGCTACAAAGCATGGTACGCAGCGATCAGCAACGCAGCATGCTGTTTGACCTGGATATGGCCATCATCAACCTGCGTAACCAGCTAGGAGATGCAGATGCGCTGATCAGCCTGACCTCGCACTATCACAACCTGCTGCGAATGTGGGCGGATATCTGAACGGTTATGGCGAATCAAATCCGTGGCACAAACCAGGTGCAATCAATTGATCTGGAATTCATTTCATGAAGAAGCGAAGCAGCTCGCCCCCTGCAGTGAACGATCGGCAAAACCAATGGATGGCTAAAGTCTGTCAGGAATCGACTTAAGCTGGCGGTGGGGTCAACCCGATTGGATGGTTGGCCTTGGTCAAACACGGACAAACGGTGACGAGAAATTGGCTGGCTTTTCGACCTCCACAAATGGTCGTTCGAAATGCTGGCAATCAACACTACGTATTGGCAGTGACCAGTGTCAAAAATCAGCGGCCAAGTTTTGTAGTACTTACGAAAGCCAAACACGCGACATGGTGATCGGCGTGGGTTATATAAGTGTTACAAGAAGTCATAATTGAAGTGTGATGTGCCGCTCATTCATACCCTTGGAGCGTGTTCATCGACGTCCAATTCTTCGCTGTAGTTCAACCTTCGCAAAGCAATCGACGCCTCGGCAGTCCTGTTCTCAGCAATGATCTGTTGTTCCAAAGAGCGAATTTGCGAGCTAGCAAATGCCTTAACCTTTTCGCGCTCGTCCTCAAGCCAAGGCTCAAGCAAGGCCTTGCGTCGGGCATACAATTCCGCAAATCCAAACTCACTGGTAACGCTGTCTGACTCCAGCAATACATATTACGTCTTCTCGACTAATGGATTGTCGACGTCTCCCTACCGATCCAAGAAAAGCAGTCCTAACCAGTAACAGCCTGAGTGTCCTCTTGGGGTAGAAAGCTACGATTCCAACAGGCTTCTCAATTCAGCCCTGACAGTCATGATTCGCGCTAACCACAGATCCGCGTAATCGACCCCATTGCACACACACTTTGACATGCCGCAATAGTTGTTAACACTTGTTAGGATGGGCAAACACTTGGTTTACGGTGTTTTCCTATACTTGGCGAGATCGGATGGTTGCCAGGCTATACCAAACCATCTCAACCAAGGAATCAGCATGTGCCATCTGTTTTGTCCGTACCACGCATTCATGTTTGTAGAATGGACGAGTGTGCGATGCATGTGAAGTCTTACTGGCTGTTCAGCCTATCCGTCACCTTGTTGTCGCTGGTAGCCCACGCCAGCGCTATCACCCCGTGTGGAGACCCTGCCCCGCCAAACCCACTCAGTCTTGGTACAGCCATTGACTTTGCGCTGTGCAACGCGCCGGCCACCCGCATCAGTTGGGCTCAGGCCAGAGCACAACAGGCCATGCTAGATAAAGCACAAGCAGCATTACGACCTGATTTGTCTGCCAGCTTGAACATCACGGGTGATCGAACTGATGGCAAAAACAGCCAGCAGCAACGTGCAACCGTACAATTGGCCTATACCTTGTTTGATTTTGGTCAGCGCGATGCCCGCATCAGCCAAGCCAGCGAATTACTGTCTGCAGCCCAAGCGGCATCAGACAGTACCATTGCCAATCAGTGGCTGAACACGGCTACGGCCTATTTTCAGGTTGGCAAAGTGATTGCACAGATTGATGCTGCCCGCACAACCGAAGCCTCGGCCCAAGCCAACCTGGCTGCTGCAAACCGGCAGCTTGCAGTGGGCACGGCCAGCCCACTGGATGTATTACAGACCAAGGCAGCATTATCACAAGCCGCCCTGGACCGCACCAAAGCGGAAAGTCAGCTGGCGATTGCCAAAGGCAACCTGGCCGTCACCATGGGCATCAGCCCAACGCAGCTGCCAACATTACTGCCTGTATCCGACACTGCTCCCGCCATAATCACCGCTCAACTGGACCAGCTGTTGCAACAGGCCATTCAACAACGGCCGGAAGTCCGCCAAGCGCTCAACAATCTTCACGCCGCCGATGCAGCAATCAAGGCAGCACGTGCCAGCCGCAAACCCAGCTTGTCATTTGGTGCCACAGTCAGCACCAACCGGATGGCCTCGCCTGCCACGCACAGTGACGGTGGTTCATTTGGCCTGACGCTGAGTATCCCATTCGATCTGAGCAGCGCCACGGCCGCCAGCATCCGAGAAGCAGAAGCCCAGCAGACCGCACGCCAAGCGGAATTGGATCGCACCAGACTGAACGCGGAAAGTGATGCCTGGCAGGCATACCACAACCTGCGATCTGCGCTGGATACAGCCCAGGCAGCTGAAGATGTGGTGACACATGCCCGGAAAGCCTACGACGCAGCGCTGGCCCGCTACCAAGCGGGTGTCAGCTCGTTACTGGATGTACTGACCGCACAATCGGCCCGCGCCAATGCCGAACAGCAACACATCACCGCCCGTTTCGACTGGTATACCGCCCGTAGTGCTCTGGCTTATGCGCTAGGCGGCAAGTTGCCGACAGACCCGATCAACTGGACCGTTTCTGGTACGCCTACCCCACCATGAAAACTCGCTCCCTACTCATCACCAGCCTGCTTGGCACTGCGCTGCTGATTGCCATTGGTTTCGTCTTATACCCACGTACCGATCAATCAGTCGAAGCCCGTTACCGTACTCAACCTATCAGCCGTGGCGAATTGATTCAGCTGGCCAGTGCCACTGGCACCTTGAACCCAGTACGAGTGGTGAATGTCGGTACCCAGGTATCTGGCACTGTGCGCAAACTGTATGTGGATTACAACACGCCAGTGAAAGCCGGCCAGATACTGCTGGAACTGGACACCGAGCCATTACTAGCTAAGTTACGACAGAGTCAGGCAGCACTGGCCAGTAATCAGGCCAAGCTGACTTTGGCCAAGGTGAAAAACGACCGCCTGCACAACCTGTTCAAGCAGGAATACATCTCGCGGCAGGAGTTGGATCAGGCCGAAGCGGACCTGGCCACAACACAAGCGGCGCTTGCACAATCGGCCGGTCAAGTCGATACCGATCAATACAACCTGAAGAACGCAGTGATTCGCTCCCCGATAGATGGCGTCGTGATCGATAAAGTGGTCGACGAAGGCCAGACTGTCGCTGCAAGCTTTCAAACACCAACCCTGATCAAGATTGCACAGGATCTGACCCGCATGCAGATCAACGCGCGCTTTGCCGAGGCAGACCTTGGCCGTATTCGTGAAGGGCTGCAGGCTGCTTTCCGGGTCGATGCCTTCCCCAATCAAAGCTACCGTGGCGTGGTCAGGCAAGTCCGCTTGAACCCGACTACCGAGCAGAACGTGGTGACATACGACGTGGTTGTGAATGTGGATAATGCAGACCAGATGCTGTTACCGGGCATGACCGCCTATGTCGATATTGAACTGGGCCGACGAGATCAGGCATTGCGAGTACCCAATGCAGCCTTACGCTTTCGACCCGACGTCGCCGATATGCCACGCCAAGCCAACAATGGCAATGACGGTGCCAATCGGCACGGTAGCCGGGGCAAAGGCAAGCGCCAACCGCAAGTATATGTACTGCGACACGGGGAACTGCAAGCGGTGCCAATCAAGCCAGGTCTGACAGATGGCCGCCAGACCGAAGTCCTGGAGAGCGCGTTGCAAGAAGGTGAGCAAGTGGTACTTGGAACAAATCGGGGAAGCGATCAGCACAGTCGCCCGAACCCCGCCACTCCGATGATGCGGCGGTTCTGATGGCCACCACGGTAATCGACGTCGAACACATCGACAAAACCTACCAGACCGAAGCCGGGCCGATACCGGTACTGCACGGTGTGAACTTTCAGATGCATGCTGGGGAATTCGTCGCCATCATGGGGCCATCCGGCTCTGGCAAGTCGACTTTCATGAACATTCTGGGCTGCCTGGATCAAGCCAGTGGCGGCAATTACCGGTTAACCGGGCGCAACGTCGCCGAGCAGGATGGCGATGCCTTGGCCGCCTTGCGCAACAGTACGTTGGGGTTCGTGTTTCAGGGGTTCAATCTGCTACCACGCGCTACACTGATCGACAACGTTGCCCTGCCCTTGGTGTACGCGGGCATCAGTGGCCCAGTCCGTCGTCAGCGAGCCTTATCCATGCTCGACAAAGTCGGCCTGGCACGCCATGCCAACAGTCGCCCATCACAAATCTCCGGCGGACAACAACAGCGGGTGGCTATCGCCCGTGCATTGATCAATCAACCACGGTTGATCCTGGCAGATGAGCCCACCGGCAATCTGGACACACAGACCAGCAACGAAGTCATGTCATTGTTTTGCGGCCTGAACGATGAAGGAATCAGCATCGTGCTGGTTACCCACGAACCCGACATCGCCCATTTTGCCAAGCGTAGCGTGATCTTTCGCGATGGTTACATTGTTGAAGATGACCCCATCACGCAACGGAGCTGGCCATGCTGATGCCCATGTTGGGAGAAGCCTGGCACGCAATCGGCGCCAATCGTATGCGTACCTTTCTGACCATGCTTGGCATGATGATCGGTGTAGGCGCAGTGGTATTGATGCAGGCGGTAGGTGCTGGCGCCCAAGCGGCAGTACGCAAACAGATCGATTCCATGGGCAGCCACTTGTTCATTGTCTTGGCAGGCAGCCCCAGCAGCGGTGGCGTGCGAATGGGAGGTGGCGCTTCCTCTACCTTGACGGTGGGTGATGCCAAAGCCATCCGCAATTTGCCGGGTGTCAGCACGGCGGCACCCGTCATACCCAGCTCACAGCAGTTGGTTTACGAAGCCAGCAATTGGAACAGCCAGGTGTTTGGCAGCACACCTGATTACCTGAAAGCACGCGACTGGGCGATTGCCAATGGCGATGGCTTTGACGAAAGCGATGTGCAAAGCGGTCGTCGTGTGGCCCTGATTGGTGCCACCGTGGCCGATAACCTGTTTGGTAGCGACGACCCAGTCGGTAAAACACTGCGTATCCGGCAGGCCCCCTTCACAGTCATCGGGGTGTTGGGCCGCAAAGGACAAAGCCTGGATGGCCGCGATCAGGACGATACTGTGATCATCCCATATACCGCCATGCAACGTGCGTTATCAAATTCACGCTTTCGGGATTCAGTAAGGATGATTCTGGTACAAGCCAGCTCAGATCAGGCTATGGCCGGAGTGGAAACGGCCCTGCCCGAATTGTTACGCGACCGCCACCGTATTGGCCCAGAAGCAGACGACGACTTTTTCGTCAACAACCTGACGGCCGTTGCCAATTCCGCAGCGGAAACTGCGCGTACCATGTCATTGCTGTTGGGCGCTATTGCGTCGGTATCGTTGATTGTGGGGGGTATCGGTATCATGAACATCATGCTGGTGTCGGTCACCGAACGAACCCGTGAAATTGGTATTCGCATGGCCATTGGCGCACGACAACGCGATATTCTGATGCAGTTCATGTCAGAGGCACTGATGTTGTCGCTGACAGGTGGGTTGATTGGCGTGGGGCTTGGGCTAAGTGGCGCGTGGATGATCGAACTGATATGGCACGCACAAATTGCGCTAAGTTGGGATGCCGTCGTGATCGCATTTGCCATCTCTGCCAGCACGGGCATCTTCTTCGGTTTTTACCCGGCATTCAAGGCATCACGACTTGATCCTATCGAAGCACTGCGATATCAGTAAATGGCCCTTTCCCAAAATCGCCTCTGAATCAAAGTACCAAAAAACCTCAATAGCCTACCTCGTCAAAATGGCTCTTATTTGACCCGATATCCGGCCAGAACATGCAAACATGGGAAATAGCCATCCAAACCAGTTTGTACGTCAGACTGGAACGAGGCGGCAAATCATACCCACCTTGCAGTGCCCCCGGGATTCAATCTATCCCAGCCCCTTGGTCGCTTAGCCAATTCGACTTCAGGTGATCACCTGAGGCGCGCTCCCTATTATTTCAGCGAAGATGCAGGCCATGTGAACGACGTTGATACGATCAATGTCGGTCCGAATTTCAGCAACAACAGGCCGTACCAATCTGTACGGTGATTTGAGCCGCAACCATGACAAACGCAGTATCCATCAATATTTCCTTTTCCAATCCGACGATTCGGGCTTCTGGGTCCAAACCGTTTTTTCAATTGTGCCCGGACCGGGCTTATCGGATGTACATGCGGCTTGGGCATTCCATGCAACGCATCGGTTTGCATGCCTATGCAGCAGGCTCTTATGCCATTGCTTTCTGTATTGATGAATGCGATGCGCAACCGCTTTATCGCATTACCGAATGCCTGAACGAGCTGGAGAAACTGGCTCATCCGCGCGA contains the following coding sequences:
- a CDS encoding Bcr/CflA family multidrug efflux MFS transporter, which produces MHPSHTWLIVILGSLIAFAPMSVDMYLPSFPMLARDLQTTTANVQLTLATFFIGLAVGQAIYGPLADRFGRKPPLYAGLALYCIASIGCALAPNIEVLIAMRLLQALGGCAGLVISRAMVRDLFDHQTAARVFSKLMLVMGVAPILAPLIGAQILGWVGWRGIFWCLTTFGLACLIASRWLPDSRIADPNARLALGPVIRGYTTLLNDRSFIGPALASSLAQSGMFAYITGSPFVFIELYHIPAESYGWVFGTNALGLIIASQLNARLLGRFSTEQLLSFACNSTAVLGVALGAAAALQLGGLIGILLPLFGYVASLGFIGPNATAIALKHQAHRAGAASALLGTVQFGIATVAGGAVGLFHDGTARTMAFTIAVCGVLSALCHWVSQPPKAQDRTER
- a CDS encoding energy transducer TonB, whose product is MNRNPNLVPGSMAIALHVAVIGALVIARPAADRPPRLDYVEMINTAVLAPDQPPAPRPPAPKVEPTPVKPQPVKQVAQHRPVAPTVSAQPDAPTIHSPAEPVRDTSSAPVQVASSAPPAQIERPAPPIETQPVFSAAYLSNPKPVYPPLSMELQEQGTVMVRAQVSEKGLPIVVEVSSSSGFPRLDRAALEAVKRWRFVPAKRGDDPIVGSVIIPLNFNLLQA
- a CDS encoding MotA/TolQ/ExbB proton channel family protein; protein product: MDLSLVFKQGDGVLITVFLMLLVMSVISWCLILARGALLWRIRRANREVQQRFWQADSWQAANQLIEQSSSPLAALARAAHDGLAHHRKHAGQSLGKAVTLDDYLVRTLRNQLAQQNGRLERGLTWLATVGSTAPFIGLFGTVWGIYHALVGIASAGQASIGTVAGPIGEALVATAAGLAAAIPAVVAYNTFVRLNRVLAQEMDGFAHDLHAHLLTETHDGVR
- a CDS encoding biopolymer transporter ExbD; the encoded protein is MMAFGSFDRGDAAPMAEINTTPLVDVMLVLLVVFIITAPMLTNAINVQLPKASAADHKDTPEAIRLAVDANGKYFWNDQPVEAAQLAPRFAAAVASNPKIELHMRADENARYDAVAKAMAAAQQHGVGKIGFVTEAPVN
- a CDS encoding TonB-dependent siderophore receptor, which produces MREIHKKHSAVRHMAKLPLGATLAGLIVTAPAFAETSQPKDTVLAPVNVDAKLADPAAPSDKSYNKATTTVGKMPTAKRDIPQSETTITQRLIADQGDATLKEAMRNVPGLTFNAGEGGRTGDNITLRGFSAATDIYLDGVRDIGQYNRDLFDVDRVEALFGPSSMLFGKGSTGGLVNQVSKHPFAGNRTEVSGTVGTNRYQRATIDANKMVGNASALRVNAMVQKADGDRDGTEQNRWGIAPSLRLGIGEPTELILSYYHLTEDNVPDYGVPYYQGQPIDVPLSRFYGLANWDYEKNKADIGTAIVQHKLTSAVTLRNTLRYGKYHRDVWPTAPRLNLASTGGVLTDNTVINRNRPGREGTEKILSNQFDVTAEFRTGDIKHQVLAGLDYTSEKSTTYRWSQKGGAAPTTVGNPDPLPTIDAPEKVPGTDVNFDSNVIGIYAQDMIELTYQWKVLAGLRWDRFKGDYTTKTFDVGSSSWSSVQTARTDRIASYRTGVIYQPNAQQSYYATFGTSFNPSGEAYALDPRGANTPPEKNRNIEIGSKFDLLDGDLSLRAALFRIVKTHERNTDPLKTDVYLLSGKRHTDGIELGVAGRLTEKWEAFGNVTLMKSKIDNHIDPAIQGREAANTPRYTVGGWTTYALGAGWKVGGGFDAKGKRYTGTNNTTSLPAYIRWDAMLAYDQRDYTVQVNATNLTDKKYYEGLYGGHTTTGPGRGVQLTGTYRFN
- a CDS encoding Fe2+-dependent dioxygenase, whose protein sequence is MLLHVPNVLDTDTVTHCRQRLTQGDWRDGRITAGSQSAQVKRNQQLPDNDAAALEVGKIILTALENNALFFSAALPKRIFPPLFNRYQGGMDFGNHVDNAVRTIASTGERIRTDLSCTLFLAEPNEYEGGELVIEDTYGLHSVKLPAGDLILYPSTSLHRVEPVTQGARLASFFWLQSMVRSDQQRSMLFDLDMAIINLRNQLGDADALISLTSHYHNLLRMWADI
- a CDS encoding TolC family protein; protein product: MHVKSYWLFSLSVTLLSLVAHASAITPCGDPAPPNPLSLGTAIDFALCNAPATRISWAQARAQQAMLDKAQAALRPDLSASLNITGDRTDGKNSQQQRATVQLAYTLFDFGQRDARISQASELLSAAQAASDSTIANQWLNTATAYFQVGKVIAQIDAARTTEASAQANLAAANRQLAVGTASPLDVLQTKAALSQAALDRTKAESQLAIAKGNLAVTMGISPTQLPTLLPVSDTAPAIITAQLDQLLQQAIQQRPEVRQALNNLHAADAAIKAARASRKPSLSFGATVSTNRMASPATHSDGGSFGLTLSIPFDLSSATAASIREAEAQQTARQAELDRTRLNAESDAWQAYHNLRSALDTAQAAEDVVTHARKAYDAALARYQAGVSSLLDVLTAQSARANAEQQHITARFDWYTARSALAYALGGKLPTDPINWTVSGTPTPP